Part of the Acidobacteriota bacterium genome, GTACGGCGGTGCCGGTGATGCCCTCGCCCACCTTCACGCGCAGCTTTTCCTTTATCCCCGGCTGATGGCCGGCCTCGAAGCGCATGCGCAGCTCCTGGGTCTTGTCGTTGAGCAGCAGGATGGCGAAGATCTCGTAGTCGAGATAGCGCTGGATCACCTCCGCCACGCGCTTGAGCAGGGTATCGAGGTCGAGCGTGGTGTTGATCACGTCCGCAACCTCGACCAGGAACTGCTGCACGCGGTCGGTGCGCGGCTCCGCCGAAGAATGGGCTTGGGATGACATCTGTTACCAGTGTAGCGGCGTGGGCTGTGGAATGTCTTGGCCCGATGGGTCCGATGGTGGCGCTAACTGGCGCCCAGTTCGCGCAGGATGTGCGCGGCAGCCGAGGTGCCGATGCGGTCGGCCCCCGCCTGCAGCATGCGGTTGACGTCAGCGGCCGTGCGGATACCGCCCGCCGCCTTCACCCGCGCGCGCTCTCCGACCACGCCCCGCATCAGCAGGATGTCGTCAACGGTGGCGCCGCCGCCGGCGAAACCGGTGCACGTCTTCACAAAATCGGCGCCCGCCAGCACGCACAGCTCGCACGCGATGATCTTTTCTTCCAGCGCCAGCAGCGGCGTCTCCAGGATGACCTTGAGCAGCGCGCCGCCGCCGTGCGTGACCTCGGCCACGCCGCGGATGTCCAGCTCCACCAGCTTCCGGTCGCCGGAGCGCAGCGCCCCGATGTTCATCACCATGTCGAGTTCGCGCGCGCCCAGGCGCAGGGCCTCTGTCGCCTCAAACCGTTTGGTGGTGGTGAGCGCAGCGCCCAGCGGAAACCCTACCGGCGTGCCGACCTTGGTCGAGCTTCCACGCAACCCATCGAATGCCAACGCAACATAGCTGGGATGGACGAAAACGGTCGCCATCTCGAAGCGCGCCGCCTCTTCGCAGAGCGCGATCACCTGGTCACGCGTAGTGTCAGGTTTGAGCAGGGTGGAATCGAGGAGGCGCGCCACCGAGTGCCAGTCGCGGGGAACCGCCGCAGGGTGCTCGGCGGTCAATGTCTGGGCGAGAGACAAATCCAGAGGCATTGCGCGCACTCTATCAAAAGCCGCGGCTTCAGGCCAGCGACATTCGCCGGCGCTACCTACTCGGCGCCTTCCGCCGGCTTTGATCCGCAGACTTCATGATGCAGATGTCCGGCAGGTTGCGATAGAGCTCGGCGTGGTCCATGCCGTAGCCAACGACAAAATGGTCGGGGATGGTGAAGCCCACATAATCCGCCGCGATGGGGTGAACGCGCCGCGAAGGCTTATCG contains:
- a CDS encoding serine/threonine protein phosphatase yields the protein MSSQAHSSAEPRTDRVQQFLVEVADVINTTLDLDTLLKRVAEVIQRYLDYEIFAILLLNDKTQELRMRFEAGHQPGIKEKLRVKVGEGITGTAV
- the deoC gene encoding deoxyribose-phosphate aldolase — encoded protein: MARLLDSTLLKPDTTRDQVIALCEEAARFEMATVFVHPSYVALAFDGLRGSSTKVGTPVGFPLGAALTTTKRFEATEALRLGARELDMVMNIGALRSGDRKLVELDIRGVAEVTHGGGALLKVILETPLLALEEKIIACELCVLAGADFVKTCTGFAGGGATVDDILLMRGVVGERARVKAAGGIRTAADVNRMLQAGADRIGTSAAAHILRELGAS